A DNA window from Microcystis aeruginosa NIES-843 contains the following coding sequences:
- a CDS encoding ISAs1 family transposase — protein sequence MLSLREKLKQVKDFRKDKGKRHPLWIVLVVIILGTMLGYSGYRELGEFAKNNRHRLSQEFNIIPERVPSYSTIRRVMMGVEWQILLKIFKEWALQEYGQRSDINWLGIDGKSLKNTLKNPNNEQQNFIMFVSLFSQESGLVLHLKRIENKKGSEIDEGQAIIEDCSLQNKVFTGDALHCQKKTISLIAKSKNDYVITVKGNQKNLYKRIQDLSNSSKPESCFLEQDNSHGRKISRKIEVFKVRKNERQGFENLRRVIKVERKGSRGDKTYEETAYYISSLTESAQVFAKIIRGHWKIENQLHWVKDVIFEEDKSEISDFQAASNWSILTTIGLNLFRGLGFLSITEGQRWLAERWEKLIVLST from the coding sequence ATGTTGAGCTTAAGAGAAAAACTGAAACAAGTCAAGGACTTTCGGAAAGATAAAGGAAAAAGACACCCTTTATGGATAGTATTAGTAGTAATAATACTGGGAACAATGCTAGGATACTCAGGTTATAGAGAACTGGGAGAGTTCGCTAAAAATAATCGGCACAGGCTCAGTCAAGAATTTAACATAATTCCAGAAAGAGTCCCATCCTATTCAACAATTAGAAGGGTAATGATGGGAGTTGAATGGCAGATTTTGTTAAAAATATTTAAGGAATGGGCATTACAAGAATATGGACAAAGAAGTGATATAAATTGGCTAGGCATAGATGGAAAAAGTCTCAAAAATACTCTAAAGAATCCTAACAATGAACAACAAAATTTTATTATGTTTGTCTCATTGTTTAGTCAAGAAAGTGGCTTGGTATTACACTTAAAAAGAATTGAAAACAAAAAAGGGTCTGAAATCGACGAAGGTCAAGCTATAATTGAAGATTGCTCTCTCCAAAATAAAGTTTTTACTGGCGATGCTTTACACTGTCAGAAAAAAACAATCAGCTTAATAGCCAAGAGTAAAAATGACTATGTTATCACCGTTAAAGGAAATCAGAAAAATCTTTATAAGCGAATACAAGACCTGAGTAATTCCTCAAAGCCAGAAAGTTGTTTTCTTGAACAAGACAATAGTCATGGACGAAAAATATCAAGAAAAATAGAAGTTTTTAAAGTGAGAAAAAATGAAAGACAAGGGTTTGAAAATCTGCGAAGAGTTATTAAAGTAGAAAGAAAGGGTAGTCGCGGGGATAAAACCTATGAAGAAACAGCTTACTATATCAGTAGCCTAACCGAATCCGCTCAAGTATTTGCTAAAATTATTCGAGGACATTGGAAAATAGAAAATCAGTTACATTGGGTAAAAGATGTAATTTTTGAGGAAGATAAAAGCGAGATAAGTGATTTTCAAGCGGCCAGCAATTGGTCAATTCTCACAACTATAGGATTGAATCTTTTCAGAGGTTTGGGTTTTCTCTCAATAACAGAGGGACAGAGGTGGTTAGCTGAACGTTGGGAAAAACTGATAGTTTTATCGACGTAA